The proteins below come from a single Parageobacillus thermoglucosidasius genomic window:
- a CDS encoding Maf family protein, with translation MKQLILASSSPRRKQLLELANLRFQILASHIDEQIHEDASPEQAVQLLAYRKAKAAADCYPHAYVIGADTVVVYQNNILGKPKTKEEAAAMLRMLSGEAHEVLTGVAILSPNGQSLFVEKTKVMFWDLTEEEISDYIATGEPMDKAGAYGIQGRAALFVKRIEGDYFTVVGLPLSRTVRELKRLGW, from the coding sequence ATGAAACAATTGATTTTAGCTTCGAGTTCCCCGCGCCGAAAACAGCTGCTTGAATTAGCTAACCTCCGCTTTCAAATCCTCGCTAGCCACATTGATGAACAAATTCACGAAGATGCATCCCCGGAGCAAGCCGTGCAGCTGCTTGCTTATCGCAAGGCGAAAGCTGCTGCTGATTGTTATCCTCATGCATACGTCATCGGGGCGGATACTGTCGTCGTTTACCAAAACAACATTTTAGGCAAGCCAAAAACAAAAGAAGAAGCAGCGGCGATGCTGCGCATGCTGTCAGGCGAGGCGCATGAGGTGCTGACGGGAGTGGCGATTCTTTCCCCAAACGGCCAATCATTGTTTGTAGAAAAAACGAAAGTAATGTTTTGGGATTTAACGGAAGAAGAAATTTCCGATTACATTGCGACAGGAGAGCCGATGGACAAAGCGGGAGCATACGGCATTCAAGGGCGCGCCGCTTTATTTGTCAAACGCATTGAAGGAGACTATTTCACTGTTGTCGGGCTGCCGTTGTCGCGGACCGTGCGCGAGCTGAAGCGCCTCGGCTGGTAA
- the radC gene encoding RadC family protein — protein MTLMIRDVPKDDRPRERLLSAGPESLADHELLAILLRTGTKEESVLQLAHRLLQHFEGLRLLKDASIEEITSIKGIGTTKAVQILAAIELGRRIHRLVNNDRYVIRSPEDGAKYVMEDMRFLSQEHFVAIYLNTKNQVIYRKTIFIGSLNASIVHPREVFKEAIKRSAASIICAHNHPSGDPTPSREDIDVTKRLAECGRIIGIELLDHLIIGDQKFVSLKEKGYM, from the coding sequence ATGACATTGATGATTCGCGATGTGCCAAAAGATGACCGCCCTCGTGAGCGGCTTCTTTCTGCCGGCCCGGAAAGCTTGGCTGACCATGAGCTGCTCGCCATTTTGCTTCGGACAGGAACAAAAGAAGAATCGGTATTGCAGCTTGCCCATCGCTTGCTCCAGCATTTTGAAGGGCTTCGCCTTCTAAAAGACGCTTCGATTGAAGAAATAACAAGCATAAAAGGAATCGGGACGACGAAGGCGGTGCAAATTTTAGCGGCAATCGAACTCGGCCGGCGAATCCACCGCCTTGTCAACAATGACCGCTACGTGATCCGTTCTCCTGAAGATGGCGCGAAATATGTCATGGAAGATATGCGCTTTTTGTCGCAGGAGCATTTTGTCGCCATTTATTTAAATACAAAAAATCAAGTGATTTACCGAAAAACGATATTTATCGGCAGCTTAAACGCCTCCATCGTTCATCCGCGCGAAGTGTTCAAAGAAGCGATTAAGCGCTCCGCTGCCTCAATTATTTGCGCGCACAATCATCCCTCTGGCGACCCAACTCCAAGCCGAGAAGATATTGATGTGACGAAACGTCTGGCCGAATGCGGCCGCATTATTGGCATCGAATTATTGGACCATCTCATCATTGGCGATCAAAAATTTGTCAGTTTGAAAGAAAAAGGGTACATGTAG